GTTGCTCATCTCCGACGGCTCGTGGTTGGTGCTCCGGGTGGCCGAGAAGGCCACCTTGGCGCTGCCCGAGCGCACCGAGATCCCCAAGGAGGAGGTGATGGCCCCGTCCGCCGAGGGGCTGGAGTCGCAAACCACCAGGCACTTGCCCTCCAGCACGATGGGCTCCGTGTCGTTCTGCGCACGCACCGGGCGGCCggcgggcagcagcagcagcaggagcagggccagcgCCGCcgccaggcaggagcagcagcccgcGGGCTCCGGCAGCGCCCCCCGCCGCCCGAGCCCCGGCATCTTCggcaggggccagcagctgctcccGCTCCGGCTCGGCGCCGGCATCAGGGCGcaaagggggccggggggggggagctgcgcCTGTTTCCTCCCCTGTTCTCTCTGCGGGGCAGCTGGCTGGGGGACAAGATCCGAGTCCGAGTCCGAGTCCTCCGGGCAGGGCAATGAGGCGTCCTCACAGGGCGGGCGGCACACAGCCTGGCAACGGCAAAGAGAGCAATCAGCCCCCGCTCCCGGGAGAACAGGGACAGGCGCACACAGCACTAGCCCCCGGCGAGCCCAGCACCGCCCGGCGAGCGCGCGCCCGCCTCCCTCCCTTGCAGGGTGTCACTAAGTGGGCACAACAGGTCCAGGAGATGCCTAAGTGCCAGGCCAgatgtctcccccacccccccgggagGCGGGTGCTGCCACAGTCCCACCGCAGTTTGAGATGGGAAGGTAAAGCGCACGGTG
The window above is part of the Chelonia mydas isolate rCheMyd1 chromosome 2, rCheMyd1.pri.v2, whole genome shotgun sequence genome. Proteins encoded here:
- the CBLN2 gene encoding cerebellin-2, with translation MPAPSRSGSSCWPLPKMPGLGRRGALPEPAGCCSCLAAALALLLLLLLPAGRPVRAQNDTEPIVLEGKCLVVCDSSPSADGAITSSLGISVRSGSAKVAFSATRSTNHEPSEMSNRTMTIYFDQVLVNIGNHFDLASSIFVAPRKGIYSFSFHVVKVYNRQTIQVSLMQNGYPVISAFAGDQDVTREAASNGVLLHMEREDKVHLKLERGNLMGGWKYSTFSGFLVFPL